A part of Astyanax mexicanus isolate ESR-SI-001 chromosome 2, AstMex3_surface, whole genome shotgun sequence genomic DNA contains:
- the thoc5 gene encoding THO complex subunit 5 homolog isoform X2, with amino-acid sequence MSSDTLKKRKAKVIRSDGGTPETKRGRGEGDQEVRVYNEEVELEGRDPEQDYVLYKSTCDSLAKLMAEIQELKANGAKEGSEEVEEKLRQGCVHFITLKKLNRLAHMRLKKGRDQTHEAKQKVDVLHLQLQNLLYEVMHLQKEIGKCLEFKSQHEEIELVSVDDFLRDAPAEISRPHLTKDDPHQLTLARLDWELEQRKRLAEQYKSSLCSKEKILKGIELKKEYLGSLQPGLHAIMQASLPVQEYLSMPFERVQKQAEVARHLPPPLYVLFVQANAYGQACDKNLSVSISGDVDEAKALSRPPEDSQDDESDSDAEEEQQNTKRRRATVGVQLDDKRKEMLKRHPLSLCIDLKCKDGSVLHLFFYYLMNLNILTVKTKVSASADLSGAVSAGELLNSESLLNCLYASDHGQETPNPANRYQFDKVGIITFADYVSQLGHPYNWVQCLGGLQFSSDRPQAEGACSSLSASHMEATMKLLRGRLQSRLALHKQFGSLEHSIVPVSSECQHLFPAKVVSRLARWTMMSHQDFLELHFVQHVAKAGLVKETDLFFMAIVERGTARLQAAVVLNPRYPEITPLFSLSLLWKGERSGRSDDNLRAMESEVNVFRSELQGPRPGLQLLTNQIQRLCVCLDVYLETESQVCDGSEGPREFPREKMCLRTARGPNRLKPFKYNHPQGFFSHR; translated from the exons ATGTCTTCTGACACTCTGAAAAAGCGCAAGGCAAAAGTAATCCGGAGTGATGGCGGGACTCCTGAAACTAAACGAGGTCGAGGTGAAGGGGATCAG GAGGTGCGTGTGTATAACGAGGAGGTGGAATTGGAAGGCAGAGACCCGGAACAGGATTACGTCCTTTATAAAAGTACCTGTGACTCCTTGGCAAAACTAATGGCTGAAATACAAGAACTTAAAGCCAATGGTGCAAAAGAAGGA AgtgaggaggtggaggagaagcTCAGACAAGGTTGTGTTCATTTCATTACCCTGAAGAAGCTGAATCGTTTGGCACACATGAGACTGAAGAAAGGACGTGATCAGACGCATGAG GCGAAGCAGAAAGTGGATGTGCTGCATCTGCAGCTTCAGAATCTTTTGTATGAGGTCATGCATCTTCAGAAAGAAATTGGCAAATGCCTTGAGTTTAA GTCCCAGCATGAGGAGATAGAATTAGTGAGTGTGGATGATTTTCTTCGGGATGCTCCAGCCGAAATATCTCGTCCACATCTCACCAAGGATGACCCCCACCAGCTTACACTTGCCCGCCTTGACTGGGAACTGGAGCAGAGGAAAAG GTTGGCTGAGCAGTACAAGAGCTCCTTGTGCTCTAAGGAAAAAATTCTAAAAGGAATTGAGCTGAAGAAAGAGTATCTTGGCAGTCTTCAGCCAGGCCTACATGCTATTATGCAG GCCTCATTGCCTGTACAGGAGTACTTATCTATGCCATTTGAGCGTGTACAGAAGCAGGCTGAGGTTGCTCGTCACCTTCCTCCCCCTCTGTATGTGCTATTTGTGCAAGCCAATGCTTATGGACAAGCTTGTG ATAAGAATCTAAGTGTGTCGATCAGTGGAGATGTGGATGAAGCAAAAGCCCTCTCTAGACCACCTGAGGATTCACAAG ATGATGAGAGCGATTCAGATGCAGAGGAGGAACAACAGAACAct AAACGACGACGAGCTACAGTTGGTGTTCAGTTGGATGACAAACGGAAAGAAATGCTGAAACGACATCCTCTCTCACTGTGCATCGACCTCAAATGCAAAG ATGGAAGtgtgttgcatttatttttttattaccttaTGAACCTCAACATCCTGACTGTGAAAACCAAAGTGTCAGCCTCTGCAGATCTCTCAGGGGCTGTGAGTGCTGG GGAGCTGCTCAACTCAGAGTCTCTGTTAAACTGCCTGTATGCTTCAGATCATGGTCAAGAAACCCCCAACCCTGCCAACCGCTACCAGTTTGACAAAGTGGG CATTATAACTTTTGCGGATTATGTGTCTCAACTTGGACATCCATACAATTGGGTGCAATGTCTGGGAGGGCTGCAGTTCTCAAGTGACCGACCACAG GCTGAAGGAGCATGCAGCTCTCTCAGTGCCAGTCACATGGAAGCCACTATGAAGCTGCTGAGAGGACGACTACAGTCTCGCCTAGCTTTACACAAACAGTTCGGCTCGCTAG AGCACAGCATAGTTCCTGTCTCCAGTGAGTGTCAGCATCTGTTCCCAGCCAAGGTGGTCTCTCGTCTGGCCCGCTGGACCATGATGAGCCATCAGGATTTCTTG GAACTGCACTTTGTGCAACATGTGGCGAAGGCTGGCCTGGTTAAGGAGACAGACTTGTTCTTCATGGCAATAGTGGAGAGAGGGACAG CTCGTCTGCAGGCTGCAGTGGTGTTAAACCCTCGCTACCCAGAAATCACGCCCCTCTTCTCTCTTTCACTGCTCTGGAAGGGTGAGCGCAGTGGTCGCTCGGATGACAACCTGCGG GCGATGGAGAGCGAGGTGAACGTGTTCAGGTCTGAGCTCCAGGGACCCCGTCCTGGTCTGCAGCTTCTCACCAACCAGATccagcgtctgtgtgtgtgtctagatgTGTATCTGGAGACTGAAAGCCAAGTGTGTGATGGCTCAGAAGGTCCAAGAGAATTCCCAAGAGAGAAAATGTGCTTACGCACTGCCAG GGGTCCAAATCGTCTGAAGCCTTTTAAATACAATCACCCCCAGGGCTTTTTCAGTCATCGCTGA
- the thoc5 gene encoding THO complex subunit 5 homolog isoform X1, producing the protein MSSDTLKKRKAKVIRSDGGTPETKRGRGEGDQGRFPAGVSNVDQKKLLSVKNKEVRVYNEEVELEGRDPEQDYVLYKSTCDSLAKLMAEIQELKANGAKEGSEEVEEKLRQGCVHFITLKKLNRLAHMRLKKGRDQTHEAKQKVDVLHLQLQNLLYEVMHLQKEIGKCLEFKSQHEEIELVSVDDFLRDAPAEISRPHLTKDDPHQLTLARLDWELEQRKRLAEQYKSSLCSKEKILKGIELKKEYLGSLQPGLHAIMQASLPVQEYLSMPFERVQKQAEVARHLPPPLYVLFVQANAYGQACDKNLSVSISGDVDEAKALSRPPEDSQDDESDSDAEEEQQNTKRRRATVGVQLDDKRKEMLKRHPLSLCIDLKCKDGSVLHLFFYYLMNLNILTVKTKVSASADLSGAVSAGELLNSESLLNCLYASDHGQETPNPANRYQFDKVGIITFADYVSQLGHPYNWVQCLGGLQFSSDRPQAEGACSSLSASHMEATMKLLRGRLQSRLALHKQFGSLEHSIVPVSSECQHLFPAKVVSRLARWTMMSHQDFLELHFVQHVAKAGLVKETDLFFMAIVERGTARLQAAVVLNPRYPEITPLFSLSLLWKGERSGRSDDNLRAMESEVNVFRSELQGPRPGLQLLTNQIQRLCVCLDVYLETESQVCDGSEGPREFPREKMCLRTARGPNRLKPFKYNHPQGFFSHR; encoded by the exons ATGTCTTCTGACACTCTGAAAAAGCGCAAGGCAAAAGTAATCCGGAGTGATGGCGGGACTCCTGAAACTAAACGAGGTCGAGGTGAAGGGGATCAG GGAAGATTTCCAGCTGGAGTCTCCAATGTGGACCAGAAGAAGCTGTTGTCAGTGAAGAACAAG GAGGTGCGTGTGTATAACGAGGAGGTGGAATTGGAAGGCAGAGACCCGGAACAGGATTACGTCCTTTATAAAAGTACCTGTGACTCCTTGGCAAAACTAATGGCTGAAATACAAGAACTTAAAGCCAATGGTGCAAAAGAAGGA AgtgaggaggtggaggagaagcTCAGACAAGGTTGTGTTCATTTCATTACCCTGAAGAAGCTGAATCGTTTGGCACACATGAGACTGAAGAAAGGACGTGATCAGACGCATGAG GCGAAGCAGAAAGTGGATGTGCTGCATCTGCAGCTTCAGAATCTTTTGTATGAGGTCATGCATCTTCAGAAAGAAATTGGCAAATGCCTTGAGTTTAA GTCCCAGCATGAGGAGATAGAATTAGTGAGTGTGGATGATTTTCTTCGGGATGCTCCAGCCGAAATATCTCGTCCACATCTCACCAAGGATGACCCCCACCAGCTTACACTTGCCCGCCTTGACTGGGAACTGGAGCAGAGGAAAAG GTTGGCTGAGCAGTACAAGAGCTCCTTGTGCTCTAAGGAAAAAATTCTAAAAGGAATTGAGCTGAAGAAAGAGTATCTTGGCAGTCTTCAGCCAGGCCTACATGCTATTATGCAG GCCTCATTGCCTGTACAGGAGTACTTATCTATGCCATTTGAGCGTGTACAGAAGCAGGCTGAGGTTGCTCGTCACCTTCCTCCCCCTCTGTATGTGCTATTTGTGCAAGCCAATGCTTATGGACAAGCTTGTG ATAAGAATCTAAGTGTGTCGATCAGTGGAGATGTGGATGAAGCAAAAGCCCTCTCTAGACCACCTGAGGATTCACAAG ATGATGAGAGCGATTCAGATGCAGAGGAGGAACAACAGAACAct AAACGACGACGAGCTACAGTTGGTGTTCAGTTGGATGACAAACGGAAAGAAATGCTGAAACGACATCCTCTCTCACTGTGCATCGACCTCAAATGCAAAG ATGGAAGtgtgttgcatttatttttttattaccttaTGAACCTCAACATCCTGACTGTGAAAACCAAAGTGTCAGCCTCTGCAGATCTCTCAGGGGCTGTGAGTGCTGG GGAGCTGCTCAACTCAGAGTCTCTGTTAAACTGCCTGTATGCTTCAGATCATGGTCAAGAAACCCCCAACCCTGCCAACCGCTACCAGTTTGACAAAGTGGG CATTATAACTTTTGCGGATTATGTGTCTCAACTTGGACATCCATACAATTGGGTGCAATGTCTGGGAGGGCTGCAGTTCTCAAGTGACCGACCACAG GCTGAAGGAGCATGCAGCTCTCTCAGTGCCAGTCACATGGAAGCCACTATGAAGCTGCTGAGAGGACGACTACAGTCTCGCCTAGCTTTACACAAACAGTTCGGCTCGCTAG AGCACAGCATAGTTCCTGTCTCCAGTGAGTGTCAGCATCTGTTCCCAGCCAAGGTGGTCTCTCGTCTGGCCCGCTGGACCATGATGAGCCATCAGGATTTCTTG GAACTGCACTTTGTGCAACATGTGGCGAAGGCTGGCCTGGTTAAGGAGACAGACTTGTTCTTCATGGCAATAGTGGAGAGAGGGACAG CTCGTCTGCAGGCTGCAGTGGTGTTAAACCCTCGCTACCCAGAAATCACGCCCCTCTTCTCTCTTTCACTGCTCTGGAAGGGTGAGCGCAGTGGTCGCTCGGATGACAACCTGCGG GCGATGGAGAGCGAGGTGAACGTGTTCAGGTCTGAGCTCCAGGGACCCCGTCCTGGTCTGCAGCTTCTCACCAACCAGATccagcgtctgtgtgtgtgtctagatgTGTATCTGGAGACTGAAAGCCAAGTGTGTGATGGCTCAGAAGGTCCAAGAGAATTCCCAAGAGAGAAAATGTGCTTACGCACTGCCAG GGGTCCAAATCGTCTGAAGCCTTTTAAATACAATCACCCCCAGGGCTTTTTCAGTCATCGCTGA